A region of the Acidimicrobiia bacterium genome:
ATGGGGATGTCCCCGGCCGAGGCGGCCGAATGCCTGCGGTTTTCGTTCGGATGGACCACCGAACCGGGCGACGGGGTGCGGGGAGCCGAACTGGTAGCCGGGGTGCTTTCGTGAAGGTGCTGGTCGCCATGTCGGGGGGCGTCGACTCGTCGGTGGCGGCGGCCATGATGGTCGAAGCCGGACATGACGTCATCGGGGTCACCCTCAAGTTATGGGAAGGCCCAGGCGGCGCTATGCCAACCGCCGGCTGTTGCACGGTGTCGGACTCCGAGGATGCCCGACGGGTCGCTGCCCAACTCGATATTCCGTATTACGTGCTCAACTACACCGACCGCTTCAAGACCGGGGTCGTCGACCGGTTCCTCGATGACTACCTCCATGGACGGACCCCCAACCCGTGCATCGAATGCAACCGGACGGTGAAGTTCGACCACCTGCTTGACCAGGCGGGGGAGTTCAACTGCGACCTCGTCGTGACCGGTCACTACGCCCAGAATACGTATAGGGACGGGTTCTGGCGTTTGGCCCGTGGGGTCGATGCCGATAAGGATCAGTCGTACGTCTTGGCGATGCTCGGCCAGCAAGAACTAGAACAAGTTCAGTTCCCGGTTGGGGTCCAGACCAAGGCCGAGACCCGGGAGATCGCCGCCGGGTTGGGATTACGGACGGCCGCCAAGCCCGACAGCCAGGACATCTGTTTCGTGGGTGACGGTGATTATCGGGACTTTGTCCGCAAGCATTCGGATGAGGCGGAGCGTCCCGGGGTTATGGTCGACACGGCCGGCAACGTGGTCGGCGAGCACGAGGGCATCATCAACTTCACGGTCGGCCAGCGCAAAGGTCTCGGCGTCACGTTCGGCGAGCCCCGCTACGTCGTCGAGGTCAAGCCCGAGTCGTCAACGGTCGTGATCGGTCAACGATCCGATCTGGCAGTGCGTTCAATCGTGCTCGATCAGGTCACCTGGGTGACCGGCGACCCGCCCGATCGCCCCGCCGTCACCGTGCAATATCGCGCCCACGGCGAAGCCAACCCGGCCGTGTTCGCGATGGAGGATGATCAGGTGCTCGTGCATTTCGATCGCACCCAGTACGGCATCGCTACCGGGCAGACGGCCGCGTTGTATGACGGTGACGAGGTGGTCGGGTCGGGCATCATCGTCGCCTGACGGCCCTCTTCCTTGGACGAGTGTGCATCCAAGTTCGACTATCCAATTCGTATGCACACTCGTTTGAGGCACGCTACGGAAGAGTGGGTCCGTCCGGGGGTCCGGTTATGCACAGCTGGCTACCGATTGCTCCGTCGACCCTCATCCAGTCGTCGATTTCGAATACATCGTCCATGGTGTCGATGTTTAGCCATTGGGCGGGTTCGTTGATGGCCACCATCCGATCGGGTGCGTCGTCATCAGCGGTCGGCGAGTAACCCGGCAACGCCCAGGTCGCAACCTCTCCGTTCCCTGGTCCGCCGCTGACCAGAGCTGACAAGAAGGAGAAGGCGAGCAGGTTGGCGTCTCGGGACTTCAATAACTGGGCGGATTGCAGCGTGACCTCAGGAGGCAGGCGGCTGGCGAGTGTAACTGCTACGTGGTTGGCGTCCTCGCATAACACTGGGGTCACGAGCACTGCTTTCTGAACCCATCCTCCGAATGACAACGTCACCAGGGACGAGGTGGAGTAGTCGTAGACGTACAACACTTGTTCGGTCTCAAACGCTCCCGGCATCAAGAGGTAGCGGCCGGTTGAATCCCACCTGATGTCGGTCACCCAGCCTCCTAATGCGACGGTGCGCGTCAACGTGCCGTCGTTGTCGAACACCTGAAGCTGGGGCTCTCGGTTCTGCCAGGTTATGAACGCGATCTCGGGATAGGCCATGGAAGGTGAAACGGCCACGAGCACCGGTTCATCTGTCCTGATCGTGGGAGCCCAGTCCAGTGTGATCGGATTGGCGAATTGGCCGTCGACGTAGGTAAAGATGGTGCG
Encoded here:
- the mnmA gene encoding tRNA 2-thiouridine(34) synthase MnmA — encoded protein: MKVLVAMSGGVDSSVAAAMMVEAGHDVIGVTLKLWEGPGGAMPTAGCCTVSDSEDARRVAAQLDIPYYVLNYTDRFKTGVVDRFLDDYLHGRTPNPCIECNRTVKFDHLLDQAGEFNCDLVVTGHYAQNTYRDGFWRLARGVDADKDQSYVLAMLGQQELEQVQFPVGVQTKAETREIAAGLGLRTAAKPDSQDICFVGDGDYRDFVRKHSDEAERPGVMVDTAGNVVGEHEGIINFTVGQRKGLGVTFGEPRYVVEVKPESSTVVIGQRSDLAVRSIVLDQVTWVTGDPPDRPAVTVQYRAHGEANPAVFAMEDDQVLVHFDRTQYGIATGQTAALYDGDEVVGSGIIVA